One stretch of Penaeus monodon isolate SGIC_2016 unplaced genomic scaffold, NSTDA_Pmon_1 PmonScaffold_57, whole genome shotgun sequence DNA includes these proteins:
- the LOC119571267 gene encoding uncharacterized protein LOC119571267 has protein sequence MYNFITQNNLMLITPPGLITRIDPKTGKGSTIDYFIGSPELRSDHLPIILNDDNQITETHTKESTWKFNNEGWKNFQVELTNKDIKGIKSITELIDIIKNTAKKHFRFDNKISKNNPSKPWWNEKCREAIKKRNKAFNKWRKNPNEINRIEYKKLQIKAKKLSKRKKRIVGKLSVHH, from the exons ATGTACAATTTTATAACACAAAATAATTTGATGCTTATTACCCCCCCTGGACTAATCACCAGAATTGACCCGAAGACAGGAAAAGGTAGCACAATAGATTATTTTATAGGATCCCCAGAACTAA gaaGTGACCACCTCCCAATAATATTAAATGACGACAACCAAAttactgaaacacacacaaaagaaagtacATGGAAGTTCAATAATGAAGGGTGGAAAAATTTTCAAGTAGAATTAACCAATAAAGACATCAAGGGCATCAAGTCAATAAcagaattaatagatataataaaaaacactgcTAAGAAACATTTTAGATTTGATaacaaaatcagtaaaaataatcCAAGTAAACCTTGGTGGAATGAAAAATGTAGAgaagctataaaaaaaagaaataaagcatttaataaatggagaaaaaatccaAATGAAATTAACAGAATAGAATACAAAAAGCtacaaatcaaagcaaaaaaattatcaaaacggaaaaaaagaatagTTGGGAAACTTTCTGTGCATCATTAG